In Candidatus Manganitrophus morganii, the genomic window GAAGAGGATCCTCTTTTCCGCTTTTCTGATTTTGTTCATTGTGTTTCTTTCACAGCCGTCGACGGCGGCGGAGCTTTCGGGAAGGGTCTTCAGCAAAGGCTCGCCGGTCGCGAACCTGACCGTGGCCGTGAAGGGGACGGAGACAAAAACGAAGACCGGTCCCAAGGGGGAGTATAAGCTCGATCTCCCTCCGGGAAATCACACCCTGATCATCCGAGGGCAGGAGTTCCCTGTGAAGGTCGAATCCGACAAAACCAGCCACGATATTCAACTCTAAAAAGGATCTCCATGCCTGAGAAAGAAAAGCGGACCGATGCCTGGGCGAAGGTGGAGTCGTTCGCAAAAATCTTGGCCGGCTTCAGCGCCGCCGTCAGCGCCATTCTGATTCCGGTCTTGATCAACTCCTATACGGAAGAGAATCGCCGGGCCGAGATGTTCGTCCGGACCATGACGGAGCGGGAGAAGGCCGACACCGATATCCGGCAATCGATGTTCAAAACGCTCATGGACGGCTACCTCGGCTCCCTCAAAGAAGATTTTGTGAAGGCCGATGAAGATTCCTTTCGAAGGCGAATCATGTTCTTGGAGCTCCTCACGGTCAACTTTCAGGAGTTCTTCAATGCAAAGCCGCTCTTCGAAGAGGTCTATACGGCGTTGGCGCGGAAGCGCGCGGCGGCGCAGACCGAGGCCGAGCGGAAAAAATGGGACGATTTAGAGCGGCAGATTATCCGTGTGTCGATGAACATCGTCTCAAGGCAGGCGAAAATGCTGAACAATATCGGGACGAGCGCGGTCTTCAACATCGAAAAAAACGAGCCGATTTGCGTCAGGCTCTACAACCGGGAAGAGTTTGCGACCCTCCGGAAGCAAGACGGGACCCCGTTTCAAAGTTTTCTGCCGGAGCAATGTATGGAGCCGGGGAGGACTGTGAGCAATGGAGCCAACCTGGCGGATACACTGATCGACCTGGTCGATCTGACCGGCGATACCCGGCGCCAGTCGCTGGAGATCATGCCGGTTTCGGTGAATAAAGCCTACGCCACCATTCAAGTCGGCATCTACGACGATCTCTTTAAAGGGGAGATTCTTCAAGGAAGCCTGCTGAAGGGGAGCCTCCAATTCGATATTTCCTATTTCGATCTCCCCTACATGGACAACACCAAACTCAGCGACGGCAGCCGGTTTGCGTTGGTGCTCCGGGACGTCGTCGGCGATTCGGTCGAAATCGAAGCGATCCGGTTTAGAAATGATTTTATGAGCCTTCGGGACCGGCCCTTCTTTGAAGAGATGCTGCAGAAGTTGGAGAAAGAGGGGAGCTGATCAATTCTTCGGGCCTTCGGGCGGGGGAAGTGTATTGCGGCTCCCCCCGCCCGATCCGCTCAGGACGCGGCGGCGATCAACCGCCGTGCACATCCATCACACGGTTTTGCTCGTCAATTTCCAGGGTGACTTGGGTCCCTTCTCTAATGGAGCCCAATTTTGAAGCGGCCGAGTCTTTGACCAAAAAGCTCTCCGTTCCGCCGTCATTCGATTCAATGATAATCTTCTTGTCGGTCCGGCTGAACATTTTTAACGTTCCCGCGATCGAGCGGTGCCGATGATCTCCTTTGGTGATGATCGATCCTTCCCGGTGAATATCGACGATCTGATTCCCTTCATCCATTTCCAGGAGCACCTTGTCTCCCGGTTTCAACGATCGGACCTCTTCCCGTTTGCCTTCCCGAATGGTGAACGTCCGGGTGGTCCCTTCCTCCGTTTTTACCGAGATTAAATCGCTTTCCACTTTTTCAATCGTCCCGGACACCTCCCGGTGCCCCGACGAAGGTTCATCGTCGGCCATGGCCTGGCCGGCGTAAAACAGCTGGGCAACCATTGCCAAAAACAGAAACCCTTTCAGTAAACCTTTTTTCATTTTTATATCTCCTTATGACCGGGCCGTATCCTACTTCGCCCGGCGGGGCCTCTGCCTCCCTCCGTTCCTCGCCACCTACAATTTTCGCATATTCTTTGCGTGCGAATCCACACCGCGGAATCTGATCGAGACTTCTTAGAGATAATAGGGGGTTGCGGCGGGATAAATGGAGCGCGGAGCTTAATGAGGTTGATCCGATCCGACGTTCGAGGTCCCTTTAGCCGGCCGGTTGGTGCGGGCGATTCAGCAACTTCATCGATAGGAAAATGACATAATGGACGGCCCAGTTCACCCACGCCAGCCAGAAAACCAGGGCAACGCCGAAATCGACGGAGAAACGGATGGAGAGAATATTGATGATCGTGACGCTGATTGCGGCGCTCAGGCCGGCGCCGAAGGCGCTCCCTTGATATTTTAATTTTTCAAGAAGCTTCAGAAAGGCAAAGGTGGCGATCCCGATCACCCAGCCGTAAATCAGCTGAGAGACGAATGCAACGGTCCACGCGCCGCCCGCGCCGAGATTCCTCACGAGGTCGTCCCAGCCGGGAAGCAGCCGAAGCACGATCATGCCGACAGGGAGGGTGACAAGGATGCTTGCAACGGAGCCCTGAAAGACGATGTTTTTATTCATATGGCATTTCCTCACGACCCGGATCAGCGGGGTTCTCTTCTGCGGTCCTACCGTTGCGCGCTGTCCATGAACTTTTCCATAATAATATTGCAGCGGGCGTAGACCGAATGGGGACCTTCTCGAACCGTATTAAATCCGAGTGATTGATAAAGGCGGAGGGCGGGAAGGAGCCGGGTGTTCGACAATACGATCACCCGCTTCGCTCCGAGGGCGAGCGCTTTTCCGAGCGCGGCCAGCGCGAGCGCCCGCCCAAGCCCCTGGCCCCGGTAGGCCGGGGCGACGGCCATGCGGGCCAGTTCGTACTCGTCCGGCGCATGCCGAAAGAGCGCGGCGGTTCCGACGTCGGCCCCCTCGATGATC contains:
- a CDS encoding GNAT family N-acetyltransferase is translated as MQIHENNSNHFDDFIRLNEAWISEHFQLEEADLQLARDPGAIVRAGGYIFTGIIEGADVGTAALFRHAPDEYELARMAVAPAYRGQGLGRALALAALGKALALGAKRVIVLSNTRLLPALRLYQSLGFNTVREGPHSVYARCNIIMEKFMDSAQR
- a CDS encoding carboxypeptidase-like regulatory domain-containing protein, which encodes MKRILFSAFLILFIVFLSQPSTAAELSGRVFSKGSPVANLTVAVKGTETKTKTGPKGEYKLDLPPGNHTLIIRGQEFPVKVESDKTSHDIQL